A genomic window from Synechococcus sp. CBW1107 includes:
- a CDS encoding isoprenyl transferase, whose product MSRSPATTDPIQVSAQPSELLPACLDPARLPAHVAVIMDGNGRWASQRRLPRMMGHREGVEALKRTLRLCSDWGIGALTVYAFSTENWNRPGEEVTFLMALFERVLARELQALERERVRIRFLGDLKQLPEGLQERIAAAEARTAANTGIHFNVCTNYGGRRELVQVARRLAEQAARGELDPAAIDETHFEAELLTAGEVDPDLLIRSSGEYRISNFLLWQLAYAEIHITDVLWPDFNEQALLRAVLDYQGRQRRFGGVEPLHPPSA is encoded by the coding sequence ATGAGTCGCTCTCCGGCGACCACCGACCCGATCCAGGTTTCCGCCCAGCCCTCGGAGCTGCTGCCGGCCTGTCTGGATCCCGCCCGGTTGCCGGCCCATGTGGCCGTGATCATGGATGGCAACGGCCGCTGGGCCAGCCAGCGGCGCCTGCCGCGGATGATGGGTCACCGAGAAGGAGTGGAAGCCCTCAAGCGCACCCTGCGCCTCTGCAGCGACTGGGGCATCGGTGCTCTCACCGTCTATGCCTTCTCCACCGAGAACTGGAACCGGCCCGGCGAGGAGGTGACCTTCCTGATGGCCCTGTTCGAGCGGGTGCTCGCGCGTGAGCTGCAGGCCCTCGAGCGTGAGCGGGTGCGCATCCGTTTCCTGGGCGACCTCAAGCAGTTGCCGGAAGGCCTCCAGGAGCGCATTGCCGCTGCCGAGGCCCGCACCGCCGCCAATACCGGCATTCACTTCAATGTCTGCACCAACTACGGCGGCCGGCGGGAGCTGGTGCAGGTGGCCCGGCGCCTGGCGGAGCAGGCTGCCCGCGGTGAGCTCGATCCCGCCGCGATCGATGAGACCCACTTCGAGGCCGAGCTGCTCACCGCGGGCGAGGTGGATCCCGATCTGCTGATCCGCAGCAGCGGCGAGTACCGGATCAGCAATTTCCTGCTCTGGCAACTGGCCTACGCCGAGATCCACATCACCGATGTGCTCTGGCCCGATTTCAATGAACAGGCCCTGCTGCGGGCCGTGCTGGATTACCAGGGCCGCCAGCGGCGCTTCGGTGGCGTTGAGCCCCTTCATCCCCCCAGCGCCTGA
- the cdaA gene encoding diadenylate cyclase CdaA, producing the protein MLLLARVRESRTLWLLRGWLFLVALVWVVQRFANLPLTTRLLEAVVLGCSLALAILWQGELRRLMELLGTGRLDVLLGNQGVDQEMSGAVAMLTEAAGRLSQGRRGALILVDLGSDLRPEDFLNPGIELDAMLSVDLVLNLFAADTPLHDGALLVRGSRILSAGVILPLSRQGITRYGTRHLAALGITERFDRCLCIVVSEETGTLSLARQGKLERPITSSRLRELLTAALAPSSTKPPAKTSGGSVVPLPTGRTVAEDTPESRA; encoded by the coding sequence ATGCTGTTGCTGGCGCGGGTGCGCGAATCCCGCACCCTCTGGCTCCTGCGTGGCTGGCTGTTTCTGGTGGCCCTGGTCTGGGTGGTCCAGCGCTTCGCCAATCTCCCCCTCACCACCCGCCTGCTGGAGGCCGTGGTGCTGGGTTGCAGCCTGGCCCTGGCGATCCTCTGGCAGGGGGAGCTGCGGCGCCTGATGGAGCTGCTGGGCACGGGCCGCCTCGACGTGCTTCTGGGCAACCAGGGGGTTGACCAGGAGATGTCAGGAGCGGTGGCGATGCTCACCGAGGCGGCTGGCCGTCTCTCCCAGGGCCGCCGGGGAGCCTTGATCCTGGTGGATCTGGGCAGCGATCTGCGACCTGAAGACTTCCTCAATCCAGGCATCGAGCTGGACGCCATGCTCTCGGTGGATCTGGTGCTGAACCTCTTCGCCGCGGACACGCCGCTGCACGACGGGGCCCTGCTGGTGCGGGGCAGCCGGATCCTGTCCGCCGGGGTGATCCTGCCCCTCTCCCGCCAGGGCATCACCCGCTATGGCACCCGCCACCTGGCGGCCCTCGGCATCACCGAACGCTTCGACCGCTGCCTCTGCATCGTGGTCTCCGAGGAGACCGGCACCCTCTCCCTCGCCCGCCAGGGGAAGCTGGAGCGGCCGATCACGAGCAGCCGTCTGCGTGAGCTGCTGACCGCCGCCCTGGCTCCCTCGTCCACGAAACCCCCGGCCAAGACTTCGGGAGGTTCGGTGGTGCCTCTTCCCACTGGACGTACCGTGGCCGAGGACACGCCCGAATCCCGCGCATGA
- the lysA gene encoding diaminopimelate decarboxylase has translation MTVSPVTPADQAVGDVAVPSPPRRPYEPDADALSPNRNLTPLTTALDGQDRLQVGGCDLGELARRYGTPLYVLDEDTLRASCRAYREALAAHYPAPSLALYASKANSSLVLSALVASEGLGLDAVSAGELLTALEGGMPPERIVLHGNNKSDEELSLAVANGVTVVVDNDHDLERLAEIAPAAGRVVPLMLRFTPGIECHTHEYIRTGHLDSKFGFDPDQLEPVLQRLAGCPWARLTGLHAHIGSQIFELQPHRDLAGVMADALALARSLGHPVSDLNVGGGLGIRYVASDDPPSIQEWVQGVAEALVRACRERDLELPRLLCEPGRSLVATAGLTVYTIGSRKQIPGLRTYLSVDGGMSDNPRPITYQSSYTSVLAERPTAEATETVTVAGKHCESGDVLLKDLALPPSSSGDLLVVFATGAYNASMASNYNRIPRPAAVLVHGGQAELVQRRERPDELLLHDLLPERFRPVT, from the coding sequence ATGACCGTTTCTCCCGTCACTCCGGCTGACCAGGCCGTCGGCGACGTCGCTGTGCCCAGTCCGCCGAGGCGTCCCTATGAGCCGGACGCTGATGCCCTCAGTCCCAACCGCAACCTCACGCCGCTGACCACGGCCCTCGACGGCCAGGACAGACTCCAGGTGGGCGGCTGTGATCTGGGTGAGCTGGCTCGCCGCTACGGCACACCCCTCTATGTGCTGGATGAAGACACCCTGCGGGCCAGCTGCCGGGCCTACCGGGAGGCCCTCGCCGCCCACTATCCCGCCCCCTCCCTGGCGCTCTACGCCTCCAAGGCCAACAGCAGCCTGGTGCTGAGCGCCCTGGTGGCCTCCGAAGGCCTCGGTCTCGATGCCGTCTCGGCGGGTGAGCTGCTCACCGCCCTTGAGGGGGGCATGCCGCCGGAGCGGATCGTCCTGCATGGCAACAACAAGTCGGATGAGGAGCTCTCCCTGGCGGTGGCCAACGGTGTGACCGTCGTGGTCGACAACGACCACGACCTCGAACGCCTGGCCGAGATCGCCCCCGCGGCGGGCCGGGTGGTGCCGCTGATGCTGCGCTTCACCCCCGGCATCGAGTGCCACACCCATGAGTACATCCGCACCGGCCACCTCGACAGCAAGTTCGGCTTCGACCCCGATCAGCTCGAGCCGGTGCTGCAGCGCCTGGCCGGGTGCCCCTGGGCCCGCCTCACGGGCCTGCATGCCCACATCGGCTCCCAGATCTTCGAACTGCAGCCTCACCGCGACCTGGCCGGGGTGATGGCGGATGCCCTGGCCCTGGCCCGCTCTCTCGGCCATCCCGTGAGTGATCTGAACGTGGGAGGCGGGCTGGGCATCCGCTACGTGGCCTCCGATGATCCCCCGAGCATCCAGGAGTGGGTGCAGGGGGTGGCCGAGGCCCTGGTGCGCGCCTGCCGCGAACGGGATCTCGAGCTGCCCAGGCTGCTGTGCGAGCCGGGGCGCTCCCTCGTGGCCACGGCCGGCCTGACCGTCTACACGATCGGCAGCCGCAAGCAGATCCCCGGCCTGCGCACCTACCTCTCGGTGGATGGGGGCATGAGCGACAACCCCCGGCCGATCACCTATCAGTCGAGCTACACCTCGGTGCTCGCGGAGCGCCCCACGGCCGAGGCCACGGAAACGGTCACGGTGGCGGGCAAGCACTGCGAATCCGGTGACGTGCTGCTCAAGGACCTGGCCCTGCCCCCCAGCAGCAGCGGTGATCTGCTGGTGGTCTTCGCCACCGGCGCCTACAACGCCTCGATGGCCTCGAACTACAACCGCATCCCAAGGCCTGCGGCGGTGCTGGTGCATGGGGGACAGGCGGAGCTGGTGCAACGGCGGGAGCGACCAGACGAGCTGCTGCTCCACGACCTGCTGCCGGAACGATTTCGGCCGGTAACATGA
- a CDS encoding GNAT family N-acetyltransferase: protein MSIEGAGAGPHGLKTQRLRPIHAEACHRLDRLCRPHGWDLPQWHQELEAQQRGDRGRFVLGVLHGSRLVAVTSGWLILDELQILVVLVHPAQRRIGLARMVLSELMREGREQGASGATLEVAADNTAALGLYGSLGFRSTGRRRGYYRDGQDALIQWCQLEGATG, encoded by the coding sequence ATGAGCATCGAAGGGGCAGGGGCAGGACCGCACGGGCTGAAGACCCAGAGGCTGCGGCCCATCCACGCCGAGGCCTGCCACCGGCTGGATCGGCTCTGCCGGCCCCACGGCTGGGACCTGCCGCAGTGGCATCAGGAGCTGGAGGCCCAGCAGCGTGGGGACCGTGGCCGCTTTGTCCTGGGGGTGCTGCACGGCTCTCGGCTGGTGGCTGTGACCAGCGGTTGGCTGATCCTCGACGAGCTGCAGATCCTGGTGGTGCTGGTGCACCCCGCTCAGCGGCGGATCGGCCTGGCGCGGATGGTGCTCAGCGAGCTGATGCGGGAGGGCCGTGAGCAGGGCGCCAGCGGGGCCACCCTCGAGGTGGCGGCCGACAACACGGCCGCTCTCGGGCTCTACGGGTCGCTCGGATTCCGCAGCACCGGCCGTCGTCGCGGTTACTACCGCGATGGCCAGGATGCTCTGATCCAATGGTGCCAACTCGAGGGTGCGACTGGTTAG
- a CDS encoding ATP-dependent Clp protease ATP-binding subunit → MFERFTEKAIKVIMLAQEEARRLGHNFVGTEQILLGLIGEGTGVAAKVLKSMGVNLKDARVEVEKIIGRGSGFVAVEIPFTPRAKRVLELSLEEARQLGHNYIGTEHLLLGLIREGEGVAARVLENLGVDLAKVRTQVIRMLGETAEVTAGGGGSKGSTKTPTLDEFGSNLTQLAAEGKLDPVVGRHNEIDRVVQILGRRTKNNPVLIGEPGVGKTAIAEGLAQRIIIGEVPDILEDKRVLTLDIGLLVAGTKYRGEFEERLKKIMEEIRGAGNVILVIDEVHTLIGAGAAEGAIDAANILKPALARGELQCIGATTLDEYRKHIERDAALERRFQPVMVGEPSVVDTIEILRGLRERYEQHHRLKISDEALVAAATLGDRYISDRFLPDKAIDLVDEAGSRVRLMNSKLPPAAKELDKQLRAIQKQKEDSVRQQDFGKAGELRDKEVELRDQIRSILQARRDEEPVASTAVEGSAEATAEAEASTAADNALASSSGERHPVVTEEDIAQIVASWTGVPVQKLTESESVKLLNMEETLHQRLIGQDEAVKAVSKAIRRARVGLKNPNRPIASFIFSGPTGVGKTELTKALAAYFFGSEEAMIRLDMSEFMERHTVSKLIGSPPGYVGFNEGGQLTEAVRRRPYTVVLFDEIEKAHPDVFNLLLQLLEDGRLTDSKGRTVDFKNTLIIMTSNIGSKVIEKGGGGLGFEFSGAAVEETQYNRIRSLVNEELKQYFRPEFLNRLDEIIVFRQLSRDEVKEIAEIMLREVFGRMQEKGIGLSVTEAFKERLVEEGYNPSYGARPLRRAVMRLLEDSLAEEFLSGRLKEGDSALVDVNDEKQVVIRHQTVVAEPELAGASV, encoded by the coding sequence ATGTTCGAGCGGTTTACCGAGAAGGCCATCAAGGTGATCATGCTGGCCCAGGAAGAGGCCCGAAGGCTGGGCCACAACTTCGTGGGTACCGAGCAGATCCTGCTGGGCCTGATCGGTGAGGGCACCGGTGTGGCCGCCAAGGTCCTCAAGTCGATGGGGGTCAACCTCAAGGACGCCCGGGTCGAGGTGGAGAAGATCATCGGCCGCGGCTCCGGCTTCGTGGCCGTTGAAATTCCGTTCACCCCCCGTGCCAAGCGCGTGCTGGAACTCTCCCTCGAGGAGGCTCGTCAGCTCGGGCACAACTACATCGGCACCGAGCACCTGCTCCTGGGCCTGATCCGGGAGGGTGAGGGCGTTGCCGCCCGGGTGCTGGAGAACCTCGGCGTCGACCTGGCCAAGGTGCGCACCCAGGTGATCCGCATGCTGGGTGAGACCGCGGAGGTCACCGCCGGCGGTGGTGGCAGCAAGGGCTCCACCAAGACGCCCACTCTCGATGAATTCGGCAGCAACCTCACCCAGCTGGCCGCCGAGGGCAAGCTTGATCCCGTGGTGGGCCGCCACAACGAGATCGATCGGGTCGTGCAGATCCTCGGGCGCCGCACCAAGAACAATCCCGTGCTGATCGGTGAACCGGGTGTCGGCAAGACCGCCATCGCCGAGGGCCTCGCCCAGCGCATCATCATCGGCGAAGTTCCCGACATCCTCGAGGACAAGCGGGTTCTCACCCTCGACATCGGCCTGCTGGTGGCCGGCACCAAGTACAGGGGCGAATTCGAGGAACGCCTCAAGAAGATCATGGAAGAGATCCGGGGCGCCGGCAACGTGATCCTCGTGATCGACGAAGTGCACACCCTGATCGGTGCCGGTGCCGCCGAAGGGGCGATCGACGCCGCCAACATCCTCAAGCCGGCCCTGGCCCGTGGCGAACTCCAGTGCATCGGCGCCACCACCCTGGATGAATACCGCAAGCACATCGAACGGGATGCAGCCCTGGAACGCCGCTTCCAGCCGGTGATGGTGGGCGAACCCTCCGTGGTCGACACCATCGAGATCCTGCGCGGTCTGCGCGAGCGCTACGAGCAGCACCATCGCCTGAAAATCAGCGATGAAGCTCTGGTGGCCGCCGCCACCCTCGGTGATCGCTACATCTCCGATCGTTTCCTGCCCGACAAGGCCATCGATCTGGTCGATGAAGCCGGCAGCCGCGTGCGCCTGATGAATTCCAAGCTGCCTCCGGCGGCCAAGGAGCTCGACAAGCAACTGCGGGCGATCCAGAAGCAGAAGGAGGACTCCGTCCGCCAGCAGGACTTCGGCAAGGCCGGCGAACTGCGCGACAAGGAAGTGGAACTGCGCGATCAGATCCGCTCGATCCTCCAGGCTCGACGCGACGAGGAGCCGGTGGCCTCAACCGCTGTGGAAGGATCCGCAGAAGCCACCGCCGAGGCCGAGGCCAGCACCGCAGCCGACAACGCCCTGGCCTCCTCCAGCGGCGAGCGTCATCCGGTGGTCACCGAAGAGGACATCGCCCAGATCGTGGCCTCCTGGACCGGTGTTCCCGTGCAGAAGCTCACCGAGAGCGAATCGGTGAAGCTGCTGAACATGGAGGAGACCCTGCACCAGCGCCTGATCGGCCAGGACGAAGCCGTCAAGGCCGTGTCCAAGGCCATCCGCCGCGCCCGGGTCGGTCTCAAGAACCCCAACCGCCCCATCGCCAGCTTCATCTTCTCCGGTCCCACCGGCGTGGGCAAAACGGAGCTCACCAAGGCCCTGGCCGCTTACTTCTTCGGCAGCGAGGAGGCGATGATCCGCCTCGACATGTCCGAGTTCATGGAGCGGCACACCGTCAGCAAGCTGATCGGTTCGCCTCCCGGCTACGTGGGCTTCAACGAAGGTGGCCAGCTCACGGAAGCCGTGCGCCGTCGTCCCTACACGGTGGTCCTCTTCGATGAGATCGAGAAAGCCCACCCCGACGTGTTCAACCTGCTGCTGCAGCTGCTGGAAGACGGTCGCCTGACCGACTCCAAGGGCCGCACGGTGGACTTCAAGAACACCCTGATCATCATGACCTCGAACATCGGCTCGAAGGTCATCGAGAAAGGCGGTGGTGGTCTCGGCTTCGAGTTCTCCGGCGCCGCAGTGGAGGAAACCCAGTACAACCGCATCCGCTCCCTGGTCAACGAGGAGCTCAAGCAGTACTTCCGTCCTGAGTTCCTCAACCGTCTCGACGAGATCATCGTCTTCCGGCAACTCAGCCGCGACGAGGTCAAGGAGATCGCCGAAATCATGCTGCGCGAAGTGTTCGGCCGCATGCAGGAGAAAGGCATCGGTCTTTCGGTCACCGAAGCCTTCAAGGAGCGCCTGGTCGAGGAGGGCTACAACCCCAGCTACGGGGCACGTCCCCTGCGCCGGGCCGTGATGCGCCTTCTCGAAGACTCCCTGGCGGAGGAATTCCTCTCCGGCCGCCTGAAGGAAGGGGATTCCGCCCTTGTCGATGTCAACGATGAGAAACAGGTGGTGATCCGCCACCAGACGGTGGTCGCAGAACCCGAACTGGCCGGTGCCAGCGTCTGA
- a CDS encoding iron-containing alcohol dehydrogenase, whose translation MVTALSQHAIAPARLVRGPSAWSSSLDSLPSLCRRPLLLGRSQATAHLRERACADLRRLGLDPLSGTLQFDCCEDDLQRLAAQAVASRCDGVIAMGGGKVLDAGKLLAHRLGLACITVPTSAATCAGWTALANLYSADGAFRSDVALDRCPDLLIFDHDLVLQAPPRTLASGIADAIAKWYEASVSSGASGDGLVQQAVQQAQVLRDQLLLEGEAAMAEPGGEAWVRVAEAAALTAGLIGGLGGARCRTVAAHAVHNGLTQLPACHHRLHGEKVGYGVLTQLRLEELLGGHRLASQARRQLIPFFRALGLPVSLEEIGLAEASLNDLNTVCDFAVLPGSDLHHLPFPVNANDLLTAMVSTTASAHGTEAAPAPCAEASLCPEISP comes from the coding sequence ATGGTGACAGCTCTCAGTCAGCATGCGATCGCCCCCGCCCGTCTGGTGCGGGGGCCTTCAGCATGGTCGAGCTCGCTCGACTCCCTGCCCTCCCTCTGCCGACGCCCATTGCTGCTGGGCCGCAGCCAGGCCACCGCCCACCTGCGCGAGCGGGCCTGCGCCGATCTGAGGCGGCTGGGGCTCGACCCCCTGTCCGGAACCCTGCAGTTCGACTGTTGCGAGGATGACCTCCAGCGTCTGGCGGCGCAAGCCGTGGCCAGCCGCTGCGACGGAGTGATCGCCATGGGCGGTGGCAAGGTGCTGGACGCGGGCAAGCTGCTGGCCCATCGCCTCGGTCTGGCCTGCATCACCGTGCCCACCAGCGCCGCCACCTGCGCCGGCTGGACCGCCCTGGCCAACCTCTATTCAGCCGATGGAGCCTTCCGCTCCGATGTGGCGCTGGATCGCTGCCCCGACCTGCTGATCTTCGATCACGATCTGGTGCTCCAGGCTCCCCCGCGCACGCTGGCCAGCGGGATCGCCGATGCCATCGCCAAGTGGTATGAGGCTTCAGTGAGCAGCGGCGCCAGTGGCGATGGCCTCGTGCAGCAGGCGGTGCAGCAGGCCCAGGTGCTCCGCGATCAGTTGCTGCTTGAGGGGGAGGCCGCCATGGCCGAACCCGGTGGCGAGGCCTGGGTGCGGGTGGCGGAGGCGGCGGCGCTCACGGCCGGCCTGATCGGTGGCCTGGGGGGGGCCCGCTGCCGCACCGTGGCCGCCCATGCCGTCCACAACGGTCTCACCCAGCTGCCCGCCTGCCATCACCGTCTCCACGGTGAGAAGGTCGGCTATGGCGTTCTCACCCAGCTGCGGCTGGAGGAGTTGCTCGGTGGCCACCGCCTGGCCAGCCAGGCCCGACGCCAGCTGATCCCCTTCTTCAGGGCCCTGGGTCTGCCGGTGAGCCTCGAGGAGATCGGCCTCGCCGAGGCCAGCCTCAACGACCTCAACACCGTCTGCGACTTCGCCGTGCTCCCCGGCTCAGATCTGCACCATCTGCCCTTCCCCGTGAACGCCAACGACCTGCTGACCGCCATGGTGAGCACCACGGCTTCGGCGCATGGGACCGAAGCGGCTCCAGCCCCATGCGCCGAAGCCAGCCTCTGCCCAGAGATCAGCCCTTGA
- a CDS encoding alpha/beta fold hydrolase, producing MSRFPQAEWCQGPELIARAASNLLDPQGRDLAGRVQWWELPGYSGRWPVAVLGDGSPLLLLHGFDSSLLEFRRLAPLLAPRFRLYIPDLHGFGFTPRSAAGRYDPSGVLDHLTAVVKRIEAASAPDPPQPLGVIGASMGGSAAVELARRLPERVDRLLLLAPAGLTGRPMPLPPLLDRLGVRFLALPGVRRGLCRQAFADPDASVGPAEEEIASLHLQVIGWGEALGRFARSGGFAGCGAPLPGQPLKVLWGADDRILRQPQKRAALALLGDRVEELTACGHLPHLDRPEAVAAAC from the coding sequence TTGAGCCGCTTCCCCCAGGCGGAGTGGTGCCAGGGTCCGGAGTTGATCGCCAGAGCCGCCAGCAACCTCCTCGATCCCCAGGGACGTGACCTGGCTGGACGCGTGCAGTGGTGGGAACTGCCGGGATACAGCGGGCGTTGGCCCGTGGCTGTGCTTGGAGATGGCAGCCCCCTGCTGCTTCTGCATGGCTTCGACAGTTCTCTGCTTGAGTTCCGCCGGCTGGCGCCGCTGCTGGCACCCCGCTTTCGCCTCTACATTCCCGACCTCCACGGTTTCGGCTTCACCCCCCGGTCCGCCGCCGGCCGGTACGACCCCAGTGGTGTTCTCGACCACCTCACGGCCGTGGTGAAGCGGATCGAAGCGGCCTCAGCCCCAGACCCACCACAGCCCCTGGGCGTCATCGGCGCCTCCATGGGCGGTTCTGCGGCGGTGGAGCTGGCCCGGCGCCTGCCCGAGCGCGTGGACCGCCTGCTGTTGCTGGCACCCGCCGGTCTCACCGGACGTCCCATGCCCCTGCCCCCCCTGCTCGATCGCCTGGGGGTGCGGTTTCTCGCCCTGCCGGGGGTGAGGCGCGGGCTTTGCCGACAGGCCTTTGCCGACCCTGACGCCAGTGTGGGGCCCGCCGAAGAAGAGATCGCCTCCCTGCACCTGCAGGTGATCGGCTGGGGCGAGGCGCTGGGCCGGTTCGCCCGCAGTGGAGGCTTCGCCGGCTGCGGCGCCCCCCTGCCGGGACAGCCCCTGAAAGTGCTGTGGGGAGCCGATGACCGGATCCTGCGGCAGCCGCAGAAGCGGGCGGCCCTGGCTCTGCTGGGTGATCGGGTCGAGGAGTTGACGGCCTGCGGCCATCTGCCTCATCTGGACCGCCCCGAGGCCGTGGCCGCCGCCTGCTGA
- a CDS encoding outer membrane protein: MNFRIPSLVLSGVAASAAGALLAIPARAAEPAAAATAGAAALLAPDGAAIALSPGAEPAVRTDTTVAQNYGSTEPVPYEQGTGWYLGLGLGAAWPTTTGVRTRNLTERGFENVNGDLSFGGGFSGDLAVGYDFGAIRTELSYVYTRGSVNDVSFSSNGNNYNLSSSGVINKNDIFASGYWDISTGSRWTPYIGGGIGYTNLSTPRIKVSSGGNSVSTGTTNQGLFGWQAKVGVSYGVSNASDVYVEGTYSGASGFSGDNIRYDSYNDFGAKVGFRYRFGQPAAQAVVVTPAPTPQPEPQPEPEPYVQPMPESAPIRGLW, encoded by the coding sequence ATGAACTTCCGAATTCCTTCCCTTGTGCTCTCGGGGGTTGCCGCCAGTGCCGCCGGCGCCCTCCTCGCCATCCCGGCCCGTGCCGCGGAGCCCGCCGCCGCGGCGACCGCCGGTGCGGCGGCCCTGCTGGCTCCCGATGGTGCCGCCATTGCCCTCAGTCCGGGCGCAGAGCCCGCCGTCAGGACCGACACCACCGTGGCCCAGAACTACGGCAGCACGGAACCCGTGCCCTATGAGCAGGGCACCGGCTGGTACCTCGGACTTGGCCTTGGCGCCGCCTGGCCCACCACTACGGGTGTGCGCACCCGTAATCTCACGGAGCGCGGCTTCGAAAACGTCAACGGCGATCTGAGTTTCGGTGGAGGCTTCTCCGGCGATCTCGCAGTTGGCTACGACTTTGGCGCGATCCGCACTGAGCTGAGCTACGTCTACACCCGGGGCAGCGTCAACGACGTGTCCTTCTCATCCAACGGCAACAATTACAATCTGAGCTCTTCTGGTGTCATCAACAAGAATGACATCTTCGCCAGTGGCTACTGGGACATCAGCACCGGCAGCCGCTGGACTCCCTACATCGGTGGCGGTATCGGGTACACCAACCTGAGCACTCCACGCATCAAGGTCTCCAGTGGTGGCAACAGTGTTTCCACTGGAACCACGAACCAGGGATTGTTCGGTTGGCAGGCCAAGGTGGGGGTCAGCTACGGCGTGAGCAACGCCAGTGATGTCTATGTCGAGGGCACCTACTCCGGTGCCTCCGGATTCAGTGGCGACAACATCCGCTACGACTCCTACAACGATTTCGGCGCCAAGGTGGGCTTCCGCTACCGCTTCGGCCAGCCGGCTGCCCAGGCAGTGGTGGTGACCCCAGCGCCGACTCCCCAGCCGGAGCCTCAGCCCGAACCTGAACCCTACGTGCAGCCCATGCCAGAGTCCGCACCGATCCGCGGCCTCTGGTGA
- a CDS encoding DUF2993 domain-containing protein yields MAGAEPAQPSRSPSSGPVLQLLASGLQLWIRSQCEAVENLEIQLHGSALNLLRGRLDGVSLLARRVVYQGLEIERVQLRSDPLRIQVGGVLRGQPVLLEHAFLIRGSVAFTADGLSSSLNRPRWRELSDQLGDQLLGLGPLRQLRISRGILIVAAEARGEPRLMELETLPEADQGSVVIRDLNGMLRGRLPMDPNIRIERATLEADMLQLEGQARVSP; encoded by the coding sequence ATGGCTGGAGCCGAACCCGCACAGCCGTCGCGTTCGCCCAGCAGCGGCCCTGTGCTGCAGCTGCTGGCCTCAGGCCTCCAGCTCTGGATCCGCAGCCAGTGCGAGGCCGTCGAGAACCTGGAGATTCAGCTGCACGGTTCCGCCCTGAACCTGCTGCGCGGCCGCCTCGACGGGGTCAGTCTGCTGGCCCGCCGGGTGGTGTACCAGGGCCTGGAGATCGAACGTGTCCAGCTGCGGAGTGATCCCCTGCGCATCCAGGTCGGCGGGGTTCTGCGCGGCCAGCCGGTGCTGCTGGAGCATGCATTCCTGATCCGCGGCTCAGTGGCGTTCACGGCCGATGGGTTGAGCAGTTCCCTGAACCGTCCCCGCTGGAGGGAGCTCAGTGACCAGCTCGGTGACCAGCTGCTGGGCCTGGGGCCCCTCCGGCAGCTGCGCATCAGTCGAGGCATCCTGATCGTCGCCGCCGAGGCCCGGGGAGAGCCCAGGCTGATGGAGCTGGAGACCCTTCCTGAGGCCGACCAGGGCAGTGTGGTCATCCGTGACCTCAACGGGATGCTGCGGGGGCGCCTGCCGATGGACCCCAACATCCGCATCGAGCGGGCCACCCTCGAGGCCGACATGCTCCAGCTCGAGGGCCAGGCCAGGGTCTCCCCCTGA
- a CDS encoding phosphatidate cytidylyltransferase: MSQGSRPRTSLSRLFSGFAAGGFGLVVVSLGGWWFTVAVGVIVHLGLLEFFRLAQFKGIRPATKTTLVACQLLLFATQWASGGGMAVDLAASVVPVSGAVICGWLLLQPVTGTIADIAASIFGLFYLGFLPSHWLRLRDLVDPALAPQLQGAGWPFTPGMALTLMACLMVVATDIGSYVIGRRFGAHPLSPISPGKTVEGAFGGVASAVLVGVVGGQLLGWRWGWVVGGLLGGVVSLFALVGDLTESMMKRDAGVKDSGDAIPGHGGILDRIDSFLFTPAVVYYFVTLLVPLLG, from the coding sequence GTGAGTCAGGGTTCACGGCCGCGCACCTCGCTTTCACGGCTGTTCAGCGGCTTCGCGGCCGGTGGCTTTGGTCTGGTCGTGGTCAGCCTGGGGGGCTGGTGGTTCACCGTGGCGGTGGGCGTGATCGTGCACCTTGGCCTGCTGGAGTTCTTCCGGCTGGCCCAGTTCAAGGGCATCCGGCCCGCCACCAAGACCACCCTGGTGGCCTGCCAGCTGCTGCTGTTCGCCACCCAGTGGGCCAGCGGCGGCGGCATGGCGGTCGATCTGGCGGCGTCGGTGGTGCCGGTGTCGGGCGCGGTGATCTGCGGCTGGTTGCTGCTTCAGCCCGTGACCGGCACCATCGCCGACATCGCCGCCTCGATCTTCGGTCTGTTCTATCTGGGTTTTCTGCCCAGCCACTGGCTGCGTCTGCGTGATCTGGTCGATCCCGCTCTGGCCCCCCAGCTCCAGGGAGCCGGCTGGCCCTTCACCCCTGGGATGGCGCTCACCCTGATGGCCTGTCTGATGGTGGTGGCCACCGACATCGGCTCCTACGTGATCGGTCGCCGTTTCGGGGCCCACCCCCTCTCGCCCATCTCGCCCGGCAAGACGGTGGAGGGAGCGTTCGGCGGCGTGGCCAGCGCCGTGCTGGTGGGCGTGGTGGGCGGTCAGCTGCTGGGCTGGCGCTGGGGCTGGGTGGTGGGCGGGCTGCTGGGAGGCGTGGTGTCGCTGTTCGCCCTGGTGGGCGACCTCACCGAATCGATGATGAAGCGGGATGCGGGGGTGAAGGATTCCGGTGATGCCATCCCGGGGCACGGGGGAATTCTTGATCGGATCGACAGTTTCCTGTTCACCCCGGCGGTGGTCTATTACTTCGTGACTCTGCTGGTGCCGCTTCTGGGCTGA